The sequence GTGAGAAACAGGATAGATACAATAGACAAAATACTattcttaaaaagcagagtcttggacttccctggtgatccagaaaGGGCTGTGGGATGAGATGTATACTGAAATAATCTTGGCAAATTACTTAAGACTTTTATGTATTTTACCTTTAAGAACAAAAATGTTCATGTAAGTGGGAGGGGGGACGTCACTAAGGAAACAGTAACGACACAAAGGTTTAGGATTTTCCAGTCTAATTCTCCCCAAAATTGCTGATATTACTTCAGCCTGTTTTTTGATGGGTCCTGTAATCCGACACAGAAACAATTTACAAACTCAATGTaattaaatttcagaaatattcagGAAACctaatacacacaaaaattaatatgttttaaaCTATTTAATCTTTGAATATAGAGACAGTTAAGTTCTTTTGGTTGTTGTAAACACCATCATCATATTTGAACCAATCATATGAATAATAATTCACCATTTACAAGGTACACAGAGCCAaccattaaattcatttttttaaacatagaagctttattttattacaataaaCCAAGTATATTGCTAAaagataatgttaaaaaaataaccagAATAACCACATTATAAATAACTATAAACGATCCAATTAGCACAAATCTAACATAGGTATGGCTTTAAAAggcaattaaaaatatacaatgaaaataagGAACTTGATGAAATTACAAAACTCACAATATGGAAATGCACATGGGCAcaggagaggaaatggagaagagaaacTCTCAGCACTCAGCCTGAGAGGCTGGCTGTGGGAGGGGCATGCTCAGGCCCCCAGGATCTAGACATAGGAGGCTCTTTCTAAAATGGTTCTAAAATGGTTCCCTGTTTATTACACCAATGTCAGCTCAGTTCTCTTATTAGACTTATGCTCTGTCAACAGCAGCATGACAGCTGGGACCAGGAGCAAAACCAGGGCGCTCTCCACTAACCACGTGCCCCCACCTCAAGTTCTGAGGCAGGTACCTGGACCCAAGGTTCCCCGAGGCAGAGCACAGGAGCCACTGCCGGGCACATTCTCTCATCTGAAACCCCAAGGAAGGGGGTGGGTGGGACCCTCGCTAACATCCAGCATCAGGTCCCACCAGGAGCCCAGCTGGCTCGCAGGGTATCAATGGCTCCTCAGCCCCAAAAGACAGGGTCAAGGCTGAGGCACTCACTGTACTAAGAAACTGAGATGCTTGCCGCAGGTCCCCGCATAGTCCTCCATCACCCAGGCCGAAGGGTCTCTCTGCTCTGTCTTCTCAACACGTTTGATAACCAGACTGTTTGATTATTTTTGACAATGAATTGcctctttttgtttctatttgtgtTTTATCCCTTTCACAACAATTTCTGAGGGCAAAAATTCACACCCTACAGGCCTGTCTCTGAAACCCCACTGAGCCCCCATACAGAGCAGGTGTCTCCTTGCTAGCTGACAACTGACAATGCAGGCTCATGCCCTGCGGTTAGTGGACAAACCCAGCTGTGCTTCGTACTTTGATAATAGATAATTCCATCATTAACAAGCAGGGCGTTACTCACACTGGACTCAGTATCTGATATTCAAGTCCAGGAAACGAAGGACAGTTTGGGACATCTTCAAGGAAAAGGATAAATAGCAATATTGACCCATTTACAGGACTGAAAGTCTCCTGGCCTAGATACTAACCTTTTTAAGAGAATCTCCATGCCTCTCCTGAATATATTTCAGGAATGCTGTGGTCCACTGCAGAGTCGTGGCCTTATCTGTCTCGGCGTTGCAGAACGGGACTAAAAGGTTCAACTCGTCACAGCAAATGCGGATTCTGCGCCTATGGTCAAAACCCAAATTAATCACATCGAAAAGCTGACGCAGAACAAGGGAATAAAGTGAGTGCCTATATTCCTCAAGGAATTAGCTAAGAACAGCTCCTCCCCCACCAGGATCCCCTCTGCAGTACCAGGCCCCCTTGAGGGCCAACTCAGCCTTGTCGCGCTCCCTGGAGAGTCTCCCCTCTTTACTTCTCCTGGGGTACATGCAAGGGCCAGCTCCAAGCCTCTAGAGCAAGGATGGACCCAAAGCCCCAAAACCAGAAGCAAAACTGTGTATGTGCGTCTTCTGGGCAGAATGTTCTTTCACTCACCAGGCATTCACCTGCCCGCTAGGTGCCAAGGAGCTCTCACAAGCTAGGATTCACAGCACTCATTCTTCAAGGGGTCCCAGTTCAATTAGCACACAGACTACCAGCCTGTTAATGTTCCCAAACCTGGTCTTTTTAGAGATGATTTACATAACTGGAGCCTTACTCTTAGACTATTTTTAACTTTCACGAATTACATTCAGTGCTACACGAGCTGATGTGGAACACTTTATACAATATGGCCCTTGTTGCTCATCTTCCCATGTGTACACTCTGAATTTAATAGAAACTTTGTAAGGCAGTAACAGTGGGAATTCACTAGATGCTCTGTAACCACAGGCACCAGGCCCAACATCTCAGCTTGTTTGATGCTGGGGTCCCACTTCAAACACCTATTTCATACACAAGGATCTTATAAGGagacaagaggaaaaagaaggttGTTAAACTAGGAAATGGCAAAGGAAGAATTCAAACCTTCACTGTCAACAGGCAGTAGTAAGTAATAGGCTTTTTGTCAGAtggtaggtactcagtaaatgtttattaaatacatGTCAGAGTGGGAACAATGCCTATTATAATTCACAGTGAGTTCAGTTATGTGTGGACACATATTTAGGGAAGGTGTCTAGCTGCCTAGCTTTAATATttccctttaaaaagaaataaattgccTTAGTCCAACACTATAGGTTCAGAGACGAATATATGTCTTGCTCAGTGCTCTAGTTCTTGAGCCTAAAACAGAAACTGGTACAGTACTCAACAAATGACTAAGTTAATTAACTATATGTGAGGGAATCATCATGTAAAAACCCAGCTGCAATGGAAAATGTAACCACCTTTGGATCTATGCAAAATAGCACAAATAAAATCAACAGATAAAACAACTCACATAAGCTGTAACCTCCTCCTTCTCCAACATTCTTAGAAGAACCCAacaaaactgagtgactcagTGACCAGTGACCCTGGCCGGCACCTTGAAACTCAGATTTGGGGGATTCCACCACCACCAGTCACCACCCTGTGACTAAGCCGTGGGTGCAAACAACATGGCTTATGCCAAATAccagctttccttccaggggtCTGGGATCTGGCTGCGGCCGATAAGGAAGGCCCCCACAGTCAGCCCCCTACTAGTAGGATCCCAGGGCCCCGAGTCTATCAACCGCTCTCCTGGCTGGGGACACACTCCCATGGCTTGGGGCTGAGAGGCATCCTGAGTAGCTCCACTGGGAGGGGTTCCTGGGAGCTGGTGCCTGGTCCCCTGGATGTCTCCCCACACGCCTCTGCTGGGTTCTTTGTCCAAAACAGACCAGAGCCACGAGTGTTCCCAGTGAATCATCAAGCCTGGGGGTCGTTGTGAGTACTCCCACCTCATAAAACACAGTGGCCGCTGACTCCTGCcggctctctctccctttgaatATAGAAATGGCAACACCATCGTTTTCTACACAAGGCTCCCTGCCACCAGCACTGCTCGCCACCTGCTTGGCGTCTGAGACAACCCTATGCTGCCGATGTTCCGGCCTTACCTTCGGTCTCTTTCCATGCGGTTGTGCCTCTCCCTGCGTTGGGACCGGCCCCCCTGCGGCCCGCTCTGGGTCTGCTCTCCGAGGGTGGCCTGGGATGACTCTGCTGACTGCCAAGCTCCCTGTGCCACCGTGGAGCCTTCGCCCACGTTCTGAATCTCTCCAAGGGCTCTTCGTTCTACGTTTGTGTCCAACTGACGTATCCTACTCCGATTCCTCTTATTTATGGCTTGTTTACATAGCGCTTCTTCTttgcaaaagaaggaaaaagtggtattttaatttttcagttcttAACTTACCCTCGTAAATGctgaatatatttttcagtattttcaatCCAAGATGTAAACATGAATGGGTAAGGAGCACACAGAACCGAACAGGAAGCCTCAGAAATTCCACAGGGGCAGCTGGCACAGAGCTCCAGGTTTCAAACTATAAAACTGAACATAAACCAAATTAAAATACACTGAGTATTATGTGATCAATAGAGCCTGTCAAAGGTCTCTCCTTTAAATCAAGAGGCATTTTAACTGTGATCTCTGAATAGAGAAACCAAGAAGCTGTTTGATTTTCCTGATATTCAGGATGGAatctggggttttttttaaacccagaaatattttctccaaaagaTTTTCTTGATATGCAATAATTCTAAAATGACAACTGATACTGTAACTGCAATGCTCAGAAGAGGACAAAACCTAAGTGGTTTAGGGTTAAACATGCCCTCACCTTACAAATGCGATTCCTTCCCCCTACAAAACCAGTAATCACATCACAGCTGTGACTTGTGCTACAGAAACATGTCAAGTTCCCATCAAACAGGGGTCTAGCTAATACAAGTGGTGATGAGCATTCCCAAGGTGCCGTACAAAGCCAAATCTTCTACAGTGACAGAATTGCTGAACACAAATTTCAGAATGGGGAtagcttttaaaaagacataGAGGGGAATTCACAAGTATCGGTGATGTTTTGTTTCTTAAGCTGAATAGTCAGTACAGGAACTATTTTAATATTAACCTTTGTACCTTACAAATGTTAACGTATACTTTCGCATACAACGTCACAGTGACCAGGAAAAATTAATCACTGATGTGGGAGAAAGCAGGAGCACTCCATCACTATCCTGTCTCCATCAGCTCTCAGAAAGCACATTGTGTGAACTGTGTTATTGTTGgacaacatgaaaaagaatgcttCCCAGGAAAAATGGATTGAGAGTTAACGTCAGAGGTAAGTAAAGTTTGTCTTCAGCAGTTTCTTTATGTCTAAAATGTTCTGAATCACCTTATGGCCTCTTGCTCCCAACTCAATCCTTTGCCCATCTGCAGACTGTccccaccagggcttcccaggtggtgctactggtaaagtatccgcctgcaatgcaggagacgtgggttcgatccctgggtcaggaagatcccctagagaaggaaatggcaacctgctccagtattcttgtctgggaaatcccatggacagaggagcctgatggactacagtccatggagtcgcaaagagtcggacatgactgagcgactaaaccaccaccactcagttcagttcaggttagtcactcagtcatgtctgactctttgcgaccccatgaatcgcaacacgccaggcctccctgtccatcaccaactcccggagttcactcaaactcacatccatcaagttggtgatgccatccagccatctcatcctctgtcgtccccttctcctcctgcccccaatccctcccagcatcagactcttttccaatgagtcagctcttcacatgaggtggccaaagtattggagtttcagctttagcatcattccttccaaagaacacccaggactgatctcctttagaatggactggttggatctccttgcagtctaagggactctcaagagtcttctccaacaccacagttcaaaagcatcaattcttcggcactcagctttcttcacagtccaactctcacatccatacatgactactggaaaaaccatagccttgactagatggacctttgttgggaaagtaatgtctctgcttttgaatatgctatctaggttggtcataactttccttccaaagagtaagcgtcttttaatttcatggctgcaatcaccatctgcagtgattttggagccccaaaaaataaagtctgacactgtttccactgtttccccatctagttcccatgaaatgatgggaccagatgccatgatcttaattttctgaatgttgagctttaacccaactttttcactctcctctttcactttcatcaagaagctttttagttcctcttcccctAAAATCTCTGAGCGGATTTCAGACTCATGCCTCATTCATGaagtatgaaattaaaaaaaaaaaaaaaaaactttacatcTGTCAGCAACTTGAAGGTAATGAAAAATGTACATAAGTCtatcatttttctgtttaaagaggTTACTGTTAAGAAAAACCAGCCTCTAAACTGAATATTTCCAGGCCAAGTATAAACTCGATGTTCAAAATTGGTATGAATGTTCAAAGTGAGGTGACTAAAGCAGAGGGAGGAAAgggttccttttttattttttgaaagggtTCCTTCCAAGTTTATTTCATATGTTTATAAACCacctcccccttctcccacccaTGGCCAATTAAACCCACCCAACATCAAGGGCAAAGctcaggcaggaagagaaagcatCTGCCAGCTTCTGCCGTATCACTTACCTCCTACTTTAATCCAAACCTGCTCAGGCAAAGCTTTGTTTCTACTACCCAAAGTCTGCTTAGTGGATTCAATTTCTTGCtgataacagaaagaaaatgctcTTGGCAATCCAATATCCTGATGCTTGGCAGTTTCAAGTATAGAACATGAGTTACTAGAACTCTGGAGAAAATGAAGCAATAAGAACTTTATCAACATGTGACAATCTTCTATGTACAAATAAAATGCACTTTAACAGAAATAACACCAAAACTATTCATATGAACTTGAAGAACTTTTATAAGCACTTTTAAGTATCCCCGAACTACATAAATACTCTCGATTTCAAAATGTTATTGTGCTtaatgaaagggagaaaaaaaaaatccttgggaCCTAACTAAAATACAACTTCTCCTTTTAATACAAGAGAGCAAAGCTTTACAAATTATTTTCCCTACCTGTGTTTGTGAAATATTAGAATTTCCACTAGTAGCGCAAGCATTTGTAGTAAACAGAGGGTATGTAAATTGCAAAGCAGTAGTTGCAGcagtagttttgtttttcactaaTGTTGtacatttgttttgttgttgatgAAGAGGAACATTCATTAGTTCGGATGGATGGCGAATAAGAGTAACCAAACTGCCAAGACAAAAGAAACCCAGAAACACGTGAAGTGTGTGTGGCGGGTAAGTTTCCTCAAACACCACAATCACTTACTATTACACTTCCGTGGTTAACATTAGATTTTCTAGATAACAGATTCTAACTCGAATCTGTTACCATGAAAGGCCCCTCATCATGGAAATCTCTATAAAACAATTATCCACTAGTGTTGTAGGGGACAAGTTCAAACTGTCTTCCTCACAATGCAAGGTGAAGCTGTGTGTCATCTTTCAGTTacaactcccttcccatcccacttctgacaccaatctctggtggtgtttttttttttttttttttttgccatcctcCAAAATCTGACGACTATGGGCAAAATGGGGGGAAAACTACAGTGTGGGGACAGTCAGAAAACTGAGGAGACACCCCAGCAGACAGGCTACTCCCCTCCAGTAGGCGCTGGGAGAGTGCCTGTGAGCTGGCAGTCTGGCTGCAGGATAAAGGTGCTTTTACTCAAAGCCTCACAACAGGACCTCTCTCCTTCCAGGGCTGTATCTGCACAGCGTGAGGTCAGCCTAAGCCTGAGTCAATGCAAGGGGAAGCAGAGGCCTCTCCTGACATTTAGGTAGGCGATCTGGGGAAAAGCCTTGATCCTCAGGAGCATCTGTGCACTTAACTCATCTCTCTTCCACGTGCAGACGCAGAGTGCACACCATAAAGGAAATGCTATGGGGTGTGTACGCAAGACCTGCTCACTCTGCCTGCACAGAGCACACAACGTCTCAGGTCGGCCCCAGGCCCTCTTGAGGCCTGCTCCCTGTTATGATGCAAGCTGCACGGAGGCCGCTAGCCTCTGCACATGACCCTGGTCTACACTCGCACCCGGCCGGGCCCGGTCCCCGGGGGATGCACCCACTTGTTGAGCGCCACGCCGGGCTCCGGGGGCTCCGCGCCGCGCAGGGCGGGCGGGGTCTCGGCAGGGATGCTGTTGAAGCGATCCTCCAGGCGGACGCGCACCGCCGACTTGGCCCGCGCCTCCGGCGCGCCCTCCGCGTTCTCCTTGCCGGCGCCGTCGGGCGCCTTGGGCCGGGGTGCGCCCGGGCCCGGGCCGTCGGCGCCCGGCGTCTTCTCGGCGGCGGGAGCCGCGCCCGCCTCGCTCAGCAACATCATGCGCAGCTCCTGGAAGTCGATGTGGCCCAGGCACTGGTTGGCGCCTGCGAAGCCGCCGTCGGCCAGCGTGGG comes from Bubalus bubalis isolate 160015118507 breed Murrah chromosome 14, NDDB_SH_1, whole genome shotgun sequence and encodes:
- the TCFL5 gene encoding transcription factor-like 5 protein isoform X2, yielding MSGPGPREPPQAGGPAGPEGADATLGEAGLSFTTTDLSLVEMTEIEYTQLQHILYSHMEAAAADGELETRLNSAFLAAAAPGAAAGSFAAAGGAAAAAAGGAPPVYPVLCPPTLADGGFAGANQCLGHIDFQELRMMLLSEAGAAPAAEKTPGADGPGPGAPRPKAPDGAGKENAEGAPEARAKSAVRVRLEDRFNSIPAETPPALRGAEPPEPGVALNNLVTLIRHPSELMNVPLHQQQNKCTTLVKNKTTAATTALQFTYPLFTTNACATSGNSNISQTQSSSNSCSILETAKHQDIGLPRAFSFCYQQEIESTKQTLGSRNKALPEQVWIKVGEALCKQAINKRNRSRIRQLDTNVERRALGEIQNVGEGSTVAQGAWQSAESSQATLGEQTQSGPQGGRSQRRERHNRMERDRRRRIRICCDELNLLVPFCNAETDKATTLQWTTAFLKYIQERHGDSLKKEFESVFCGKTGRRLKLTRPDSLVTCPAQESLQSSPAMEIK
- the TCFL5 gene encoding transcription factor-like 5 protein isoform X1 yields the protein MSGPGPREPPQAGGPAGPEGADATLGEAGLSFTTTDLSLVEMTEIEYTQLQHILYSHMEAAAADGELETRLNSAFLAAAAPGAAAGSFAAAGGAAAAAAGGAPPVYPVLCPPTLADGGFAGANQCLGHIDFQELRMMLLSEAGAAPAAEKTPGADGPGPGAPRPKAPDGAGKENAEGAPEARAKSAVRVRLEDRFNSIPAETPPALRGAEPPEPGVALNNLVTLIRHPSELMNVPLHQQQNKCTTLVKNKTTAATTALQFTYPLFTTNACATSGNSNISQTQSSSNSCSILETAKHQDIGLPRAFSFCYQQEIESTKQTLGSRNKALPEQVWIKVGEEALCKQAINKRNRSRIRQLDTNVERRALGEIQNVGEGSTVAQGAWQSAESSQATLGEQTQSGPQGGRSQRRERHNRMERDRRRRIRICCDELNLLVPFCNAETDKATTLQWTTAFLKYIQERHGDSLKKEFESVFCGKTGRRLKLTRPDSLVTCPAQESLQSSPAMEIK